One segment of Heterodontus francisci isolate sHetFra1 chromosome 26, sHetFra1.hap1, whole genome shotgun sequence DNA contains the following:
- the LOC137384155 gene encoding probable G-protein coupled receptor 139 codes for MILSRGKCGLSNCTTRYLVAMATADVLLIINDVILRQIGHYYFPGSFLDITPVCSVNYVLVRSARDCSVWFTITFSFDRFVAICCQKLKTKYCTEKTATVILSMTCILLCLKNIPFYFVFEPVLIISNVPLFCYPKSILYTEPGWVGYHWFDKVLIPLLPFALILLLNSITVGHIFMASQVRKRLRGHNKGENRSDPEMESRRKSVILLFSISGSFILLWLTYVIEFFRYRIAGRNPNYLNDSLLVFRNVGIMLQNLNSCTNSFIYVVTQSKFRQQLLVAVKYPVLLIIQLVKKQKF; via the coding sequence atgatcctgtcccggggaaagtgcggtctctccaattgcaccactcgctacctggtggccatggcaacagcggatgTACTACTCATTATCAATGATGTCATACTGAGGCAAATTGGTcattattatttcccgggatccTTCCTGGACATCACCCCAGTCTGCAGTGTTAACTATGTCCTGGTTCGTTCAGcaagagactgttctgtctggttcaccattactttctcctttgatcgatttgtggccatttgttgccaaaagctgaaaactaaatattgcaccgagaaaaccgcAACTGTGATTTTATCAATGACCTGCATCctgctctgtcttaaaaatattccgtTCTACTTTGTATTTGAACCTGTATTGATAATCTCCAATGTACCGTTGTTCTGCTATCCAAAGTCAATACTTTACACTGAGCCCGGTTGGGTGGGATATcactggtttgataaggttttaatcccattgctcccattcgcattaattctgttgctcaactccATAACAGTCGGACACATTTTCATGGCCAGTCAAGTCCGTAAAAGACTGAGGGGTCACAACAAGGGAGAGAATcgtagtgacccagagatggagagcagaaggaagtccgtgatcttactcttcagcatatctggcagcttcatacttctctggTTGACTTATGTTATCGAATTCTTTAGATATAGAATCGCAGGCAGAAATCCCAATTATCTCAATGATTCTTTGTTGGTATTTCGAAATGTTGGAATTATGCTGCAGAATTTAAATAGCTGCACAAattcatttatttatgtggtgactcagtccaagttcagacagCAGTTGCTGGTTGCTGTGAAATATCCGGTTTTATTAATTATTCAATTAGTGAAAAAACAAAAattctga